A region from the Lolium perenne isolate Kyuss_39 chromosome 4, Kyuss_2.0, whole genome shotgun sequence genome encodes:
- the LOC127348490 gene encoding beta-glucosidase 7-like → MTARCVLLLLALLAAAYNGDRACVGASEAPRCPGWLQGGLSRESFPKGFVFGTATSAYQVEGMAAGGGRGPCVWDAFAHTPGNIPGNQNADITTDQYHRYKEDINLMKGLNFDAYRFSISWSRIFPDGEGKINEEGVAYYNNLIDYLLHKGITPYVNLHHYDLPLALEKKYRGWLNAKTGELFADYADFCFMAFGNRVKNWFTFNEPSRVALTGYDNGYQPPQRCTKCSAGGNSATEPYIVSHNLLLAHGYAVARYRNKYQAAQKGKIGIVLDFSWYEGLTNSTEDQAAAQRARDFQVGWFMDPIINGQYPQTMQDIVKERLPRFTPDQVKLVKGSSDYIGINQYTAIYVTKEKLVNQTAISYSDDWQVHYNYERNGKAIGPRANSDWLYITPFGMYGCMNYIRQKYGNPAVLIMENGMDQPGNLTRDKYLQDDTRVGYHLSYLSELKRAIDDGANVLGYFAWSLLDNFEWRLGYTSKFGIVYVDFNTLKRYPKKSAYWFKRLLKH, encoded by the exons AGGCGCCGCGCTGCCCCGGCTGGCTGCAGGGTGGACTGAGCCGGGAGTCGTTCCCCAAAGGCTTCGTGTTCGGGACGGCGACTTCGGCGTACCAGGTGGAGGGCATGGCGGCGGGAGGCGGCCGCGGGCCCTGCGTCTGGGACGCATTTgcacacaccccag GAAATATTCCGGGGAATCAGAATGCAGACATCACAACAGATCAATATCATCGCTACAAG GAAGATATTAATCTCATGAAAGGACTGAATTTCGACGCCTACCGGTTTTCAATTTCATGGTCCAGAATATTCCCAG ACGGTGAAGGGAAAATTAACGAAGAAGGTGTAGCGTACTACAACAATCTGATAGACTACCTTCTTCACAAAG GTATTACTCCGTATGTCAATCTTCACCACTATGATCTTCCTCTTGCACTTGAGAAGAAGTACCGAGGCTGGTTAAATGCAAAGACAGG GGAACTATTTGCAGACTACGCTGACTTCTGTTTCATGGCCTTCGGCAATCGTGTAAAGAACTGGTTTACATTCAATGAACCAAGCAGAGTTGCGCTTACTGGTTATGATAATGGGTATCAACCTCCTCAAAGGTGCACCAAATGCTCTGCTGGTGGAAACTCAGCAACAGAACCTTACATTGTTTCTCATAATCTTCTATTGGCACATGGTTATGCAGTTGCAAGATACCGGAATAAGTATCAG GCAGCTCAGAAAGGGAAGATTGGAATAGTTCTGGACTTCAGTTGGTACGAGGGGCTTACCAACTCAACTGAAGACCAAGCAGCAGCTCAAAGAGCCAGGGACTTCCAAGTTGGCTG GTTCATGGATCCAATAATAAATGGACAGTACCCACAGACAATGCAAGATATTGTGAAAGAGAGGTTGCCTAGATTCACACCTGATCAAGTTAAATTGGTCAAGGGCTCATCAGACTATATTGGGATCAATCAGTACACAGCTATCTACGTGACGAAGGAAAAATTGGTGAACCAGACGGCTATTAGCTACTCAGATGATTGGCAAGTCCATTATAACT ATGAGCGAAACGGCAAAGCGATTGGACCAAGG GCAAACTCTGATTGGCTCTACATCACCCCGTTTGGGATGTATGGGTGTATGAATTATATCAGGCAGAAGTATGGAAATCCAGCAGTGCTCATAATGGAAAACG GAATGGATCAACCTGGGAACCTCACCCGTGATAAGTACCTGCAAGATGACACGAGGGTTGGGTACCACCTGAGTTACCTGAGCGAGCTGAAGAGAGCCATCGACGATGGTGCCAACGTGCTTGGCTACTTTGCATGGTCTCTTCTCGACAACTTTGAGTGGCGCTTAGGTTACACGTCCAAGTTCGGCATCGTGTACGTCGACTTCAATACCCTCAAGCGCTACCCGAAGAAGTCGGCCTACTGGTTCAAACGCCTGCTGAAACACTGA